From the genome of Cololabis saira isolate AMF1-May2022 chromosome 4, fColSai1.1, whole genome shotgun sequence:
TTGAGACTCCAAACAAAGGTGACACACTAAACCCTCTCGACATAATCACTGCTCTCTTTCTTGGTTCAGATGCTTTTGTACAACAAGAAATGGCAGTAAAAATGTCGATGTGTCAGTTCTCTGTGCCTCTACTGCTTCCCAGCTGTGATACAGAACAGTGTACGCTCATGCTGTGGGCCATTAGAGACATTGTCAAGAAGTACAGACCTTCAGCTCTTTCACAATCCAAGGGTTTCATTGAAGAGAGAATAGTTGATTCACAAGTTCCAATTATCTCTTTTGTGAGACTGGGTAAATGCTCCTTGTCAAAGTCAAAGATCCTCAACAAGCTTCTCAGCCATTCTCAGCAGTACCACGACACCTTTGTTCACCACAACATGGAGGGTGGTGACAGTCCAAAAAGAATATCCAACGAACTGACAGAAATCACCTGGTACCTTCCTGGTGGGAACACAGACATCGATCTTTTCAATAAACCAGTGGCTGTTGCTAATCTTCATGGGGACATTACTTCATTTGAAACACAATACTCTTTTCTGGGTCAGACATCtgcagcaatttttgtgttctTTGACCATTTGGACTCTGAGTGCAAAATTCTcacaaaccagaaccagaaagcCCAGATCTTCTTGGTGGGAAACAGTGAGAGCAAGAACTTCAAGTTAGAATCACTGAAAAAAGTTGCAACTGCTTTAAACTTGACTGCAAGCAAttgcattttaaagaaaaagcagCAAAACATTGCAGATTTTATCAAACATTTGAGGAAAACAGTCAGTGATGTAGTGGAGAACCCACAGATGAAGATGCCAATAGCAAATATGGCTGACATTGCTCATGAACTGGGAATTCTGGTTGATGAAGACTCTCCAGAGTGCCAGGCTGGAAAGAAAAACGCAGATGCCATCACTGATGAAATTCAAGACCTTCTTCAGTACAAAGATGAACAACTTCCCCTGCAAGGCCAAATATGGAAAGAACTGACTCACTTAGAAAAAGAGGAATTTCGCCTTCAAAAACTTGGATCTGAGAACATAGAAATGTACAAAAGTCAACTTCAGGAGCAGAGGAAGGAACTTCGGAAAAAGCAGAATTCTTATGATATGTCCCCAGCAATGATTTGCTTCATCAATGCAATATCCAGCCCAGGAATAGAAAGCTGTTATTTCCTGAAATGGATGCGAATGAACCTTGATAACATCTCTTGTTTAAAACTCTCCGCACTAAGGGAGAGGTACAAAGAAAAGTGCAGAGATTCTGCAAACAAACAGGAGGTGAAAGGAATTGACAGACAACTTTCCAACAGCTCTCTGGGGACTGAACATTTCTTCCGTGAAATGGGTCAGATCTATGAAGCTTCCCTCTCACTTCCAGAAACACACCCATCACGTCAACAATTTCAACATCTGCCCAAACTCTGTGCACAGTTGCTGCTTGATGGATTTCCTCTTGAACTTGTTGACGGAGATACATCCAACATACCTCTGAGATGGGTGAGCGAGGTTCTCACTCAGCTGAATCACTTGGTGTCTCCAAAGAACAAAATACTGGTAGTTACAGTTCTTGGAGTTCAGAGCACTGGAAAGTCCACTCTCCTGAACACCATGTTTGGAGTGCAGTTTGCAGTCAGCAGTGGTCGATGTACTCGGGGTGCCTTCATGCTGCTCATCACACTCAATGAAGACATCAAAAGAGAATTTGGCTGTGACTTCATGGTGATCATTGACACCAAGGGTTTAAAGTCACCAGAACTTGCTCAGCTGGACAACAGCTATGAGCATGACAATGAGCTTGCAACATTTGTGGTGGGGCTGAGTGATATCACCATTATCAATATTGCAATGGAGAATTCAACTGAAATGAAGGACATTCTGCAAATAGTGGTTCATGCTTTCCTCAGAATGAAGGAGGTGggcaaaaaaccaaaatgtcaGTTTGTTCATCAAAATGTTTCTGATGTTTCTGCTCATGAGAAGAACCTACGAGACAGGAAACTGCTCCTGGAACAGTTAAATGAGATGACCCAAGCAGCAGCCAAAATGGAAAAGAGAGAGGAGAACAAAAGCTTCACTGATGTGATGGAGTACAACCCAGACACTGGGAACTGCTACGTTCCTGGACTCTGGAATGGAAACCCACCAATGGCACCAGTCAATGTGGGATACAGCCAGACTTTATACGAACTCAAGAAGAACATCATCCAACAACTGGGAGAGTGTGTATCATCTGCTAATGATTTGTTGGAGTTTAAAGCGTGGATGACCAGTCTGTGGAATGCTGTGAAGCACGAAAACTTCATCTTCAGCTTCAGGAACAGCCTTGTAGCTGACGCATACATGAAGCTCTGCACAGAGTTCAACAGATGGGAGTGGGAGTTCAAGAAAGCAATGTACAGTTGGGTTACCAATGCAGAAACAAAGATTTCTAACTTTGGTACAGTTGCTGCAAAGTCTCAAATATCTGATATGGAAGTATTCCTTACTCAGTTAAAATGGGAAGCAGACACAGAGCTGTCTAAATGGGAGAAGAAACTCCTTGACAATCTAGAGGAATACTTCAAGCAGAGAGATGGACATGTCTATCTGGTTGCAGGATACAAAGAGGAAtttaaaaacagtgcaaaaaacatTCGTCGAGAATTGGAAAATTCTGTCGTAAATCAGCTCACAGCAGCAGCTGATATCAAACGGGGAATGAAAGAAGTCGACAAAATAAAGGAGAATCatacaaaagaaatagaaaaagcAGTGAGCGGATTAATTGCTGACTGTCGCACAGAAAATGTGCAAATGACAGACAGAGAGTTAAACAAAGAGTTTGATAAGATGTGGAGAACAACACTGAGGAAGATGTCTTTCTCTGAACTAAAACGCACAGATGTCTTCACAGAAGTGAGCCACTATCTGAGAGAAAATGTTTCACACAAGGGGAGTCATGCATGTGAACTCCTGAGTAAAAAACCTCTCCAAGAGTGTGGGTTCGCAGCTTTCATATACCAACCTGAAGGATTTTTAAAAGACATGAAACACAGATTCAGGGGTTGGTTGAATCTTCAAGATCGTGTAAAAGCCAGACAAAAAGTGGCTGACAACATAATAGCTGCTTGCCAAGACTCTGTAACAGACAAAACGAAAAGAAAAACCAACTACCACAACACTAACATCCAGGAGATCCTTCGCATCATTGATGATATCCTGAACAATGCTGATGTTAAGACAGGCATTGAGTTTGAAGTTTCTCTAAAGCAGCACATCTGTGCTGTTGCAGCCAGAAACTTTCAGAGAATGCAAGAAGACTTCATACAAGCAAATGAGCCCAAGATCCTTCTggataaaaacaaggaaaagttCTGTGCAGATTTCAAAGATGTTTTCCACCAACGAGACCAGTGCCAGAAGAAGGCTGAAGAGTTCACAGTTATAGTGTATTGTCATTTCCACTCTGCATCAGTTTCAAGTGTTATGTCCTGTCATATCTTgtcatgtctcatttttatgttttatgcaactgtgtggatgtgaacaggtcacacttgaaaatgagtcttcggactcaagtgttttatctgtataaataaaggataaataaataaaaaaaaacagaacaatgtCTGAAACCTGCTGCTGAAGACTTTGTCTACCGTTCTCTGGGTCCAAATATCACTGAAGAAATGATGAAAAGTAAAGCGTTCAGCACCAGAACCTCCTTCCAGGGTTCAATTCTGCTGGATTTGCTGTCAAAGGAAGACTTCAACAGCTATCTGAGCTGCATTAGCAATTATGAGGATTATGTAAAAACATGGATACTTGAACAAATAAAGGAGCACTTCTCAGGTGCATCTAAGACATCTGGGTATGAGGAAGAACATCTCAAATCTAGTATCAAAAATATAAAGGACGCCATGGAAAAGGCCAAATCAGAGAAGATTGCTGACCTGAAGACATTTGTTAATCGCATCTGCAAAGAACTCAGTGATAAACTGGTCATTTCCCAGGATGCTCTTGGTGCCTTCATGATCCTGAACAACGCTGACCGGGAGCAGTTTGCTGATTGGTTAACTGAGTCTGTGGAGAAGATGGAAGAAACTCTTAAGAAGAAGTTTAAAGACACAACCTTTGAGAGAAAACTAGAACATCTCCGTGTGAATCCTCAGACTGAGCTTTTCACCAGAGTGGTTGGTTGTGGGAAACAGTGTCCGTTCTGTAAAGTTCCCTGTGAAGCAGGAGGAGGCAAACATGAAGATCACTTTGCTTCCCTGCATCGACCACAAGGTCTGGGTAACTACAGGTGGGACAGTTCAACAAAActtgtaactgacatttgcacatCTCTTGTGATCAGTGACAACAACTTTCGCTGCAGCGCCACCAACAATGAATATCATCCTTACAAGTCTTACTGGGAAATCTTCCCAGACTGGCACATCCCTCCTGATGGGAGTCTTGAGGCAtcagatttctggaaatatgtgaTGAACAAGTACAACAGGGACTTTGCTGAAGCATATAATGCAAAGCCAGCTGACATTCCTGAAACTTGgaagaaaattacaaaaaaacaggCAGAAACAAGCCTAAAAAACTCATTTAACATCTGCTGAGACTGATCATATTCAACCCATCACTTTATTTGATGGTGAAAGTGAACCTTCCACTCTGAATGCTGTGTCTTTTTTAATGTTCTTAAAGTTTCTTTATTAACAACTTCAAGTTTGGTAACACATATAGATAGGAAATCAAAAAGGTTTAGAAATATTGATATGGAAAAACTGATCGATGTGGTTTACTTTTATCTGCATTTGCTTATAACAATAAAAATTCACCTGATTTACTTTTTTGCGCAACTATTTCTTGTCATTAAATAATTTCTTACATTCTTATAATATTTACCAAATAGAAGTAAAGATTTTCTTTAGTTTGCAAATATTGAATGacaagttttatttttactttttttgttaaaaacatTGTCAtgggattcaattcaattcaattttatttgtatagcgtctaatacaacagatgttgtctataggcgctttccagagacccagaacatgaacataagccgtttgggctttatacgcaagtaataaaattttaaattggattctgaattttacgggtagccaatggagcgatgctaacactggagagacgacAAATgctgatcaaaaacaacaccaagttTCTCACAATTGCACTGGAAACcctcgcaacaccatctaatcccttcctaagatgctctggaccaagaatgataaaatctgttttatctgaatttagaagcaagaaatttctggacatccagtccttgatgtccctaagacatgcctgaagtttaactaacggttctgtctcatccggcttcatagacaaatagagatgtgtatcatcagcatagcaatgaaagtgtatgccgtgattctggattatacttcccaatggctgcatgtataaactgaacaagattggccctagcactgaaccctgcggaacaccataacagacccttgactgttctgaagaaacctcatgtacatgaacaaactggaacctgtcagatagatatgatttaaatcaacgtagagctgtccctttaatcccaacaacatgctctaacctgtgcagtaaaatgccatgatctatagtgtcgaaagcagcactgaggtccagtagaaccagtatggaaactaattccttatctgaggccataaggaggtcattcgtgactcgaaccagtgctgtctctgtgctatgatgcattctgaaccctgactgaaagacttcaaacagatcatttctagacaaatagtcacataactggcttgaaactgcctttttcagaattttagatacaaatggaaggttagaaattggtctataattagctaaggtgtctgggtcaagagaaggttttttaagtaaaggtttaattactgcaactttgaaaacctgtggtacatatcctaagtttagggataggttgatttggtccagtattgttgcaccaataagagaaaaaaacatttttgaatagtcgactcttcacccgagtgtccaagacatacggccggagGTCAGATGACACGactacaaagtcgatcattgacctccggcctagggtgtcctggtgccacgtgcactgatggacacccttatgctcgaacatggtgttcgttatggacagactgtggctagcacagaagtccaataaaaaaacacccgaaccgtatcgtgaacatctgattggtcaatatttgatagttccccaaaaggcaccaaatttggcatgcaagccaggcctggcgataaatttgatatttcatggtttgcattaatgggcgtggcaaaatggctcaacagcgccccccggaaaactttgtgcctcaagccccacaatatggtttgacgtacatgcacaaaaatcgatacacacctgcatgatggcacaacttaaagaaaagtctcttggagccatggccgaaaccgaacaggaagtcggccattttgaaatctgattggtccatatttgatagttctccaaaaggcaccaaatttggcatgcaagccaggcctggcgataaatttgatatttcatggtttgcattaatgggcgtggcctaacggctcaacagcgccccctagaatacttttctctgccataacttttgaatggtttgacataggaagtagtgggtggtgtcatgggactctgtaatgagtccttaagcttcgttggccttaattagccccgccccttcttctgattggttgtcccgattttctgctataactttggaatggtttgacataggaagtcgtgggtggtgtcatgggactctgtaatgagtccttaagcttcgttggccttaattagccccgccccttcttctgattggttgtcccgattttctgctataactttggaatggtttgactgcaggctggcccccccaGACCAATGGTGGACCAGGGGAGGGTTCCCTTCCCCCTAGATATTCAACAGAGAATGCACAGAGGATGGACGGAGAATGGACGGAGAATGGGCAGAGAATGGACTGAGGAGGATGGACTTATGGACAGAGGCCCACGGGGGCCCAGGTGGTTGGGGAGCGCCCGGTGGACTCGGACCGGACCGGGGATCCCTGTTGTCGTGGGCCTGACATTTTAAGTGACATTTTCCCCACCCTTGATTTTATAACAGTCTTTGCGcaataaatgtttgttgctgcacccctgttttgtttgtggGTTACTAAGCACTGCTCACCCTCGAAGAACGGAACTAAAGTATTTCCTGGGGGACTTTGGTTCTTGTAGTATCAAACCGCTAAGAACCACCCCTTTGAcatgttgttagcaggatgtccaagtaatttgctgaataggctccagctgatccagaatgcagcagcacgagtattgacaggaatcagcaggagagaccacgtctctccagtgttagcgtcgctccattggctacctgtaaaattcagaatccaatttaaaattttattacttgcatataaagcccaaaacggcttagctccgcattatttacaagatttgatagtgccttatgttcctggcagagctctccgctcccagagtgcaggtttactcgtagttcctagagtatctaaatgtagatttggagggcgggcgttctgctatcaggcaccattactttggaaccaacttccaatctgggttaaggaggctgacaccacctccacctttaaaactaaacttaaaacctttctgtttagtaaagcctatagttagtgtttagtaaacctctagctggtgttggtaaatctctaggtagtgtaaactctagtgtgttagaatcagtagttatagttgcagctatagaacaaaactataatagttagtctcaaatatagctttgcggtagatatgctgctataggcttatgctgcaggggggcaccgacatgatccgctgggcggtgcctctcacccttcttctcctctccttttcccttcctctcttctccattaccatttttatttattataaatatctcatagctatcatttttgtccatcgttcctgtagtttcttgtgccggcccccctttttctcttttgtgcatgtttgcaggccggagcctcgggagctgcgttctggcctgcggtcccggtcccccccccatccccggtcatcccattgctgcttccacctgcctacgtggatgtctgctgtgtgctgctgacgtgcccccccctctgatcatcctgttgctgcttccgcctgcctgcgccccccccccacctctggtcatcccactgctgcttccacatgactgctgtgtgctgctgacatccccgactcccccagtctggcctccggcaggagggtcccccctttatgagcctggtcctgctcaaggttttttccctcctaaaggggagtttttccttgccactgtttggcttaaggtttttctcccactatgggagcttttacctgccattgtttatgtaataattgctcaggggtttatgtttatgttcatgttctggatctctggaaagcgtctagagacaagatctgttgtattagacgctatataataaaattgaattgaattgaattgaactacgCCTGGCCACCTCCTTCTCCGACCTCAGCCACCTGAGGTGGGCTGAAAACCAGGGCTTGTCATTATTGAAGGTCTTTCTGGAGCGGAGGGGAACGCACATCTCTTCGCCAAGGCTGATGAATGATGTCACAATGTCCGTGTATTCATCCAAGTGTCATCCATCCTGGACACTCTCATCATCaccagctgtagagggaagaagaaagaagataggagataaaggagtgtttgcagatatccctccatcagctgtagagggaagaagaaagaagagagcagattaaggagtgtttgcagagatcccccCATCAgttgtagagggaagaagaaagaagagagcagataaaggagtgtttggaGAGATCTCCCCATCAgttgtagagggaagaagaaagaagagaggagataaaggagtgtttgcagagatccctccatcagctgtagagggaagaagaaagaagagagcagataaaggagtgtttgcagagatccctccatcacctgtagagggaagaagagagaagagagcagataaaggagtgttggcagagatccctccatcagctgtagagggaagaagaaagaaaagagcagacaaaggagtgtttgcagagatccctccatcagctgtcagtcagtgatgcagcacatccaggacttcagagtgttcagagctgcagtggagcagtCTGTACATCCTGGAAGGCTGTCAGCTGGAATACACCTTTATTTCTGGACACAAGCACAGCACCGGTCCACAACAAACATCTGGATCCTCTGATCCTGAAAGgctgtcatcatcctcctctcacagctttACTGGGGAAAGCAGccgctgagaagctgcagctttacGGGAAACActgaatctttgatttgatatCAGCTGGATTTAGTAGAAAACTACTGGAAGCAGCAGGACCGactccaacctccactgacctgacAGTCTGCAGCTGGGAGTCTGGACACTTCACCAGATCAGACAGATGCTTCAAATCTGCAGCCTGCAGGTCGTAGTTGAAtcccaggtccagatgtttcaaatgggaggggttggactccagagctgagaccagagaagaaaagCTGATCTTTGACAGACCGCAGTTGTGCAACCTGAATAAAgacaacagagaagaagaaaccagagcagtcagatggtcggtgtggatcagcaggagatcagcctgatgtctgcaggttagtgtcgacacaactttcacatcagattcatctgaaccaacctgatctcacaaaaatctgtgaaatgcccacgacctctcaccactattttccgtggtatatacacggaaaatggtataattccgtgtgcacaccacggatattgtaccatgcgaagtcaatgggatccgtggtcgtgatataaacacggattatgacattattattatttatatattattctttgttatagtggctaaattatgagtttttgtcgcgcaaggtactgtttgttactgtcagtttgtaaaagcatgtttttaacgctgttttagcagtgttttattgaggttttaatgggaacaccacggatatagtactatgcgaagtcaatgggatccgtggtcgtgatatatacacggattatgacattaatattatttacatattattctttgttatagtggctaaattaatAGTTTTTGTcgtgcaaggtactgtttgttactgtcagtttttaaaagcatgtttttaacgctgttttagcagtgtatTATTGAGGTTTAAATGGGAGCATcacagatatagtactatgcgaagtcaatgggatccgtcacccgatttgactgctgtcataccattgaatgaaggacaaaacgataacaatcatcccatagatatgggccagtagggccctactctacctactagtaggcgcaggaggctgttatcgcccctttctatggctaaccccatgttattaatgcttgctatggagctaacacctcattatcgcccctttctatggctaaccccatgttattaatgctcagtaggcacagaagttttgttatgaagctcacacctcacctcccttttttatgtatttatctagaattttaaaacctgaacaatagaattcaacgtaaaatgccggatcttgtccattaaaaacaatactttttggaacatagtataacgaccacagataagataaggccttgcccgcctgggcaacacatcagcatttggccgactggttagtgcagttgactgtggtctgggagactgtggttcgagacacgctctgTGCACGACTTGTTCGCgacagtattttcctcattgtgttttagttttcttttaatatctttaacatttctaaacacaaaaacacgaaagtgtccttgataattcaataatacaataggttcatgttaaggacatctgTTTTAATTAggtctccttcgattatgacatgttattaatgctcagtaggcacaggaggtttgttatctattgttataggtttgcctatgaggcctatttcatgtcttttttgcacagttcactaacgttTTGAGCTAGttggctgaaattctagactctgtatcaggagatGACTCCCATCCACTGTGCTGaatttcagatctgtgtgacctttgtaagtgtcaaaggtcactgcGTGTGTTGCTTTTCAGGCCTGcaaggcctatttcgtgtctttttttgcatagttcactaacgctttgagctacgaggctgaaattctagactctgtatcaggaggtgactctcatccactgtgccgaggtccagacccgtgtgaccttcggaagtgccaaaggtcaccgtgtgtggtgcctttttcgggccttttttgggtgtttttttaataattcattaccgctttgagctgggatgctgatttttgactatgtcgCAATGCAGAAGGCTCTTTGCTAGGATCCTTTGGTCCCGCGGCTGtccgacttccacagagctagttggcgttgcagagggttcacagagttgagacttggcaagcccaatctaggccccatatggaggccacaggtcaagttttacttggtttgttCAAATTTTGTGGCAACGGCATCGGTTCAAATGTTGGAAAatgttatatgttgtttgggggcatacCCTGAACAGAccgacgttagtttggtgcagatcggacctgtacttttcgatgggcggggctttgaaacgtcaccttttccaataattccagtaataataataatgtcataatccgtgtatatatcatgaccacggatcccattgacttcgcatagtactatatccatggtgttcccattaaaacctcaataaaacactgctaaaacaacgttaaaaacatgcttttacaaactgacagtaacaaacagtaccttgcgcgacaaaaactcataatttagccactataacaaagaataatatatagataataataatgtcataatccgtgtatatatcacgaccacggatcccattgacttcgcatagtactatatccatggtgctcccattaaaacctcaataaaacactgctaaaacaacgttaaaaacatgcttttacaaactgacagtaacacacagtacgttgcgcgacaaaaactcataatttagccactataacaaagaataatatgtaaataataataatgtcataatccgtgtatatatcacgaccacggatcccattgactatGTCCGTGGtgttcccattaaaacctcaataaaacactgctaaaacaacgttaaaaacatgcttttacaaattgacagtaacaaacagtaccttgcgcgacaaaaactcataatttagccactataacaaagaataatatataaattataacaatgtcataatccgtgtatatatcacgacaacggatcccattgattttgcatggtacaatatccgtggtgctcacacggaattgtAAAATTTTCCatgtatataccacggaaaatagtggtgagaggtcgtgggcatttcacggatttttgtgagatcaggttggcatagtactatatccgtggtgctcccattaaaacctcaataaaacactgctacaACAGCATtacaaacatgcttttacaaactgacagtaacaaacagtaccttgcacaTAAAAAAcgtataacttagccactatattaaaaaataatatatacataataataatgtaattatccgtgtatatatcatgaCCACGGATCCctttgactttgcatagtactatatccgtggtgctcccattaaaacctcaataaaacattgctaaaacagcgttaaaaaaatgcttttacaaactgacagtaacaaaccgTACCTTgtgcgacaaaaactcataatttagccactataataaagaataatatataaataataataatgtcataatccgtgtatatatcacgacaacggtaTCCATTGATTGGCAttgtactatatccgtggtgctcccattaaaacctcaataaaacactgctaaaacagcgttaaaaacatgcttttacaagctgacagtaacaaacagtaccttgcacgctaaaaactcataatttagccactataacaaagagtaatatataaataataataatgtcataatccgtgtatatatcacgaccacggataccattgactttgcatagtactatatccgtggtgctcccattaaaacctcaataaaacactgctacaa
Proteins encoded in this window:
- the LOC133442595 gene encoding LOW QUALITY PROTEIN: interferon-induced very large GTPase 1-like (The sequence of the model RefSeq protein was modified relative to this genomic sequence to represent the inferred CDS: substituted 1 base at 1 genomic stop codon) translates to MDPYSANARGILSFLQSQLEAGKSAATLRGMVAAVKAVRVGEHALSPDDCSLISRFLKGAQRLAVRRTGPSVPPWDLDTVLGALQHSPFEPLGVADLQWLSFKTAFLLAVTSARRVSELHALSVHSDCCRFLPDGSGVVLRPNPAFLPKVLSEFHLSQTVELRSLSSSEVGQSNERPLPVLCPVRALTEYIRRTTGHQEDQSALCLLQLELSWQAPIEVSPVPLDCGHYSEGLRALGCACPVRGSGTLYTWRGHLMGLVARGLSCYHLCSGHMVISFKGTRQLLYIVCISTETDLESLLEDLGLTPYYREKLTHTKILEIDEKTITDVPVKSKSDLPWYFLKKLKMVNVTARNMKGSSACELNCDDSPGTELDFTDLLETPNKGDTLNPLDIITALFLGSDAFVQQEMAVKMSMCQFSVPLLLPSCDTEQCTLMLWAIRDIVKKYRPSALSQSKGFIEERIVDSQVPIISFVRLGKCSLSKSKILNKLLSHSQQYHDTFVHHNMEGGDSPKRISNELTEITWYLPGGNTDIDLFNKPVAVANLHGDITSFETQYSFLGQTSAAIFVFFDHLDSECKILTNQNQKAQIFLVGNSESKNFKLESLKKVATALNLTASNCILKKKQQNIADFIKHLRKTVSDVVENPQMKMPIANMADIAHELGILVDEDSPECQAGKKNADAITDEIQDLLQYKDEQLPLQGQIWKELTHLEKEEFRLQKLGSENIEMYKSQLQEQRKELRKKQNSYDMSPAMICFINAISSPGIESCYFLKWMRMNLDNISCLKLSALRERYKEKCRDSANKQEVKGIDRQLSNSSLGTEHFFREMGQIYEASLSLPETHPSRQQFQHLPKLCAQLLLDGFPLELVDGDTSNIPLRWVSEVLTQLNHLVSPKNKILVVTVLGVQSTGKSTLLNTMFGVQFAVSSGRCTRGAFMLLITLNEDIKREFGCDFMVIIDTKGLKSPELAQLDNSYEHDNELATFVVGLSDITIINIAMENSTEMKDILQIVVHAFLRMKEVGKKPKCQFVHQNVSDVSAHEKNLRDRKLLLEQLNEMTQAAAKMEKREENKSFTDVMEYNPDTGNCYVPGLWNGNPPMAPVNVGYSQTLYELKKNIIQQLGECVSSANDLLEFKAWMTSLWNAVKHENFIFSFRNSLVADAYMKLCTEFNRWEWEFKKAMYSWVTNAETKISNFGTVAAKSQISDMEVFLTQLKWEADTELSKWEKKLLDNLEEYFKQRDGHVYLVAGYKEEFKNSAKNIRRELENSVVNQLTAAADIKRGMKEVDKIKENHTKEIEKAVSGLIADCRTENVQMTDRELNKEFDKMWRTTLRKMSFSELKRTDVFTEVSHYLRENVSHKGSHACELLSKKPLQECGFAAFIYQPEGFLKDMKHRFRGWLNLQDRVKARQKVADNIIAACQDSVTDKTKRKTNYHNTNIQEILRIIDDILNNADVKTGIEFEVSLKQHICAVAARNFQRMQEDFIQANEPKILLDKNKEKFCADFKDVFHQRDQCQKKAEEFTVIVYXQCLKPAAEDFVYRSLGPNITEEMMKSKAFSTRTSFQGSILLDLLSKEDFNSYLSCISNYEDYVKTWILEQIKEHFSGASKTSGYEEEHLKSSIKNIKDAMEKAKSEKIADLKTFVNRICKELSDKLVISQDALGAFMILNNADREQFADWLTESVEKMEETLKKKFKDTTFERKLEHLRVNPQTELFTRVVGCGKQCPFCKVPCEAGGGKHEDHFASLHRPQGLGNYRWDSSTKLVTDICTSLVISDNNFRCSATNNEYHPYKSYWEIFPDWHIPPDGSLEASDFWKYVMNKYNRDFAEAYNAKPADIPETWKKITKKQAETSLKNSFNIC